The following are encoded together in the Campylobacter devanensis genome:
- a CDS encoding ArsS family sensor histidine kinase — MRFSSIFYTITLIFALGIGAIGIAFLWLIEYDKANYARELNTKYSIVARATLLHLNELINEDEYKEQVSNLYMPQIDNIEKKEKILNQAVILEEITTELGSSAILFYEKKNYLKVTKDDNTLLLIDTAYQPYRYIIIQIIFAFVAGIILLTYIFIIRKIMPLGKLKRQIDKFAQGDLEIKNVATGNDEISQVASAFYDAVSQIKNLNNSRQLFLRNIMHELKTPITKGRITAEMIQKNKNQERLIDVFERLESLINEFAAVERATSRLIGELKPCKVRDVIDEAIDIAMAEESSVGIEAIDDATVKADFKLLAIACKNIIDNALKYSDDKFVKITITNNEIVFSSKGQPLENDIKYYIEPFTQGTNAKKSFGLGLYIVHNILIAHKLKLIYKYNNGINNFIFSDINLNQGKNIDK; from the coding sequence ATGAGATTTTCATCAATTTTTTACACCATTACGCTTATTTTCGCCCTTGGAATTGGGGCTATAGGAATAGCATTTTTATGGCTTATAGAGTATGATAAAGCCAATTACGCAAGAGAATTAAATACCAAATATTCTATTGTAGCTAGGGCTACTTTACTTCATTTAAATGAGTTAATTAATGAAGATGAGTATAAAGAACAGGTCTCAAATTTATATATGCCCCAAATAGATAATATAGAAAAAAAAGAAAAAATACTAAATCAAGCTGTAATCTTAGAAGAGATTACTACTGAATTAGGATCAAGCGCTATATTATTTTATGAGAAAAAAAACTATTTAAAGGTTACCAAAGATGACAATACTCTACTTCTTATAGATACAGCATATCAGCCATATAGATATATAATTATTCAGATTATTTTTGCTTTTGTAGCTGGAATTATCTTGCTTACATATATATTTATTATTCGTAAGATTATGCCACTTGGAAAGTTAAAACGCCAGATTGATAAATTTGCTCAAGGGGATTTAGAGATCAAAAATGTCGCCACTGGAAATGATGAGATCAGTCAGGTAGCAAGTGCTTTTTATGATGCTGTTAGCCAGATTAAAAATTTAAATAATAGCCGTCAGCTCTTTTTACGCAATATCATGCATGAGTTAAAAACTCCAATTACAAAAGGTAGAATTACTGCTGAGATGATTCAAAAAAATAAAAATCAAGAGCGTTTAATCGATGTATTTGAGCGACTTGAGAGCTTAATAAATGAATTTGCAGCTGTAGAGCGTGCCACTTCTAGATTAATAGGAGAATTAAAACCTTGTAAAGTAAGAGATGTAATAGATGAAGCTATAGATATTGCTATGGCTGAAGAGTCTAGCGTTGGAATTGAGGCCATAGATGATGCTACTGTAAAGGCAGATTTTAAACTTTTAGCAATTGCATGTAAAAATATAATTGATAATGCTCTAAAATATTCAGATGACAAATTTGTTAAAATTACAATCACAAACAATGAGATAGTATTTTCATCAAAAGGCCAGCCATTAGAAAATGATATAAAGTACTATATAGAACCATTTACACAAGGAACAAATGCCAAAAAAAGCTTTGGTCTAGGTCTATATATAGTACATAATATCTTAATAGCCCATAAATTAAAACTAATATATAAATATAATAATGGAATAAATAACTTTATCTTTAGTGATATAAATTTAAATCAAGGCAAAAATATAGACAAATAA
- a CDS encoding TolC family protein: MRYIIVIFIAIIFGGCAGKKLDYEIKDVEFYTPKWHKDFNQTTLNELINLALKNNEDIGVAVLNLEVAMLNAGIASDGYIPSMSGEIGANSSRDIGKSDEFSSKFNSKFSLSYELDIFGKIYDNYKSKEWIMHSSRLTLDNLRLTIISQVANSYFNILYLNDSLRSLKQNLDNAKMLDDIVKVKFENGKEELLAIKQSSQNILKIQNQIHSTQRSLESNYESLKNLTRSDKRFDELSLDGVEFIGISQFDVGELSNRPDINEAVAKLNSSFYEYRLSQKELLPSLSLGANLSDSDKKFKNSFDFNQLGGVVSFSLPFLDYFKLKKHIKISELEFNKLKFSYEKTLKNAINESLKYLLFYQTDKATYDNLAIMVSDQAKIVAIYKSKYNEGSAELKDLLEAQNNLISAQISLLNQKFELLNDELSYYKAIAK; the protein is encoded by the coding sequence ATGAGATATATAATTGTTATTTTTATAGCTATTATTTTTGGCGGATGTGCTGGCAAAAAGCTAGATTATGAGATTAAAGATGTTGAGTTTTATACTCCTAAGTGGCATAAAGATTTTAACCAAACTACCTTAAATGAGCTTATTAATTTGGCTCTTAAAAATAATGAAGATATTGGTGTAGCGGTGTTAAATTTAGAAGTAGCTATGTTAAATGCAGGTATAGCAAGTGATGGCTATATCCCATCAATGAGTGGCGAGATAGGAGCAAATAGCAGTAGAGATATAGGCAAAAGTGATGAGTTTAGCAGTAAGTTTAATTCTAAATTTAGCCTTAGCTATGAACTTGATATATTTGGTAAGATATATGATAATTATAAATCAAAAGAGTGGATAATGCACTCTAGTAGATTAACATTGGATAATTTAAGATTGACTATTATTAGTCAAGTAGCAAATAGTTATTTTAATATCTTATATCTTAATGACTCTTTGCGTAGTTTAAAGCAAAATTTAGATAATGCAAAGATGCTTGATGATATAGTTAAGGTTAAATTTGAAAATGGTAAAGAGGAGCTTTTAGCTATTAAGCAAAGTTCTCAAAATATATTAAAAATTCAAAATCAAATTCACTCTACACAAAGATCATTAGAATCTAACTATGAGAGTTTAAAAAATCTTACTAGAAGTGATAAAAGGTTTGATGAGCTTAGCTTAGATGGTGTCGAATTTATAGGAATTAGCCAGTTTGATGTTGGTGAGCTTTCAAATCGTCCAGATATTAATGAAGCAGTAGCAAAACTAAATTCGAGCTTTTATGAGTATCGTCTAAGTCAAAAAGAGCTTTTGCCTAGTCTTAGTCTTGGTGCAAATTTAAGCGATAGCGATAAAAAGTTTAAAAATAGCTTTGATTTTAATCAACTTGGTGGAGTTGTGAGTTTTAGTTTGCCATTTTTGGACTATTTTAAGCTTAAAAAACATATTAAAATTAGTGAGCTTGAGTTTAATAAACTTAAATTTAGCTATGAAAAAACGCTAAAAAATGCCATAAATGAGTCTTTAAAATATCTATTATTTTATCAAACTGATAAAGCAACATATGATAATTTAGCCATAATGGTAAGCGATCAAGCTAAGATTGTTGCAATTTATAAGAGTAAATATAATGAAGGAAGTGCTGAGTTAAAAGATCTATTAGAAGCGCAAAATAATCTAATCTCAGCCCAAATTTCACTCCTTAATCAAAAATTTGAGCTATTAAATGATGAGCTAAGCTACTATAAAGCCATTGCAAAGTAG
- a CDS encoding MacB family efflux pump subunit translates to MIRLSKIRKSFKVGDTQTEVLKGINLEIKKGEFVAIIGQSGSGKSTLMNILGCLDTPTSGKYELDGKDISKFNKDELSNLRLKKFGFIFQRYNLLSSNDVKSNVALPGIYAGMNKDDRLNRSKELLAKLGLESKIDTMPNYLSGGQQQRVSIARALMNGGEILLCDEPTGALDSASGVMVMQILKELHKDGHTIIIVTHDKDIASWANRIIEIKDGNIIKDDIKNNQCYEKSSKNISIESNFKALKDRLLESFMMSIGAIKSHKLRSFLTMLGIIIGIASVICVVALAKGSEQKILANINSMGTNTITLHLGKNFGDKNARKLKDFSIESYKMLESLSFVDYATPRINATGLLTYGNKNIDASLRSGSENLLNVSGVTITHGRDFEFDDLRFSRSNIIIDNLAQKEFFEGVDPIGKTIIFNKQPFTIIGVGYKDSGSFGADNITVYLPYTTAVNKLTGQQNIRSIIVKINDEVNAQVAESGIIEAMSSMRGTKDFFTINSDTIMQTVQSTVNSMSLLISGVAFISLMVGGIGVMNIMLVSVFERTKEIGIRMAIGAKSRDILLQFLIEAILLCAIGGVIGVGLAYLVGTIINALDTGFTMIFSTASIIIAIGVSSLIGIIFGYIPAKNASKLNPIDALLRD, encoded by the coding sequence ATGATTAGGCTAAGCAAAATCCGTAAATCCTTCAAAGTCGGTGATACTCAAACAGAGGTATTAAAAGGGATAAATTTAGAGATTAAAAAGGGTGAGTTTGTAGCTATTATAGGGCAATCAGGTAGCGGCAAGAGTACGCTTATGAATATATTGGGTTGTCTAGATACTCCAACAAGTGGTAAATATGAGCTTGATGGTAAAGATATAAGTAAATTTAATAAAGATGAACTCTCAAATTTAAGATTAAAAAAATTTGGCTTTATCTTTCAGCGTTATAATCTACTTAGTTCAAATGATGTCAAAAGCAATGTCGCCTTGCCTGGAATTTATGCTGGAATGAATAAAGATGATAGATTGAATAGATCTAAAGAGCTTCTAGCAAAACTTGGCTTAGAATCTAAAATAGATACTATGCCAAACTATCTAAGTGGCGGTCAGCAGCAGCGTGTAAGTATCGCTAGAGCGCTGATGAATGGCGGGGAGATTTTGCTATGTGATGAGCCTACTGGAGCGCTTGATAGTGCTAGTGGTGTGATGGTAATGCAGATCTTAAAAGAGCTTCACAAAGATGGCCATACAATTATAATAGTAACACATGATAAAGATATAGCTAGTTGGGCAAATCGTATCATAGAGATTAAAGATGGCAATATAATTAAAGATGATATAAAAAATAATCAATGTTACGAAAAAAGCTCTAAAAACATATCTATAGAATCAAATTTCAAAGCTTTAAAAGATCGTTTGTTAGAGAGCTTTATGATGAGTATTGGAGCGATTAAATCGCATAAGCTTAGATCATTTTTGACTATGCTTGGTATTATTATAGGTATTGCTTCTGTAATTTGTGTAGTTGCTTTAGCCAAAGGTAGTGAGCAAAAGATTTTAGCTAATATCAATAGTATGGGAACAAATACAATTACGTTGCATTTAGGTAAAAATTTTGGTGATAAAAATGCTAGAAAGTTAAAAGATTTTAGTATTGAGAGCTATAAGATGCTTGAGAGTCTTAGCTTTGTAGATTATGCTACGCCTAGGATTAATGCTACTGGATTACTCACATATGGCAATAAAAATATAGATGCAAGTCTAAGAAGCGGAAGTGAAAATTTGCTTAATGTCTCTGGGGTAACAATTACGCATGGTAGGGATTTTGAATTTGATGATTTAAGATTTTCAAGATCAAATATTATCATTGATAATTTAGCACAAAAAGAATTTTTTGAAGGTGTTGATCCTATTGGCAAAACAATTATATTTAATAAACAACCTTTTACAATTATAGGAGTAGGATATAAGGATTCAGGCTCATTTGGTGCTGATAATATTACTGTATATCTGCCATATACTACAGCAGTAAATAAATTAACAGGCCAACAAAACATTCGATCAATAATTGTAAAAATTAATGATGAGGTAAATGCTCAAGTAGCTGAGAGCGGGATAATAGAGGCTATGAGTTCTATGCGAGGGACAAAGGACTTTTTTACTATAAATTCAGATACTATTATGCAAACCGTTCAAAGCACTGTAAATTCAATGAGTCTTTTAATCTCTGGAGTGGCTTTTATCTCGCTGATGGTTGGCGGAATTGGAGTTATGAATATTATGCTTGTAAGTGTATTTGAGAGGACTAAAGAGATTGGTATTCGCATGGCAATTGGTGCTAAAAGTAGAGATATTTTACTTCAATTTTTAATAGAGGCGATATTGCTATGTGCTATTGGCGGGGTAATTGGAGTTGGACTAGCATATTTAGTTGGTACTATTATAAATGCTTTAGATACTGGATTTACGATGATATTTAGCACAGCTTCGATTATTATAGCTATTGGAGTTTCTAGTCTTATTGGGATAATTTTTGGTTATATTCCAGCTAAAAATGCATCTAAATTAAATCCAATTGATGCACTACTAAGGGATTAA
- a CDS encoding Do family serine endopeptidase produces MKKITLISLIAASTIFGANVEFSDANPNFNRINPTIDQNSILSYNSSIQKAKQTVVNISTTKTIKVKNNLNSLMNDPFFKEFFGFGFNIPEQRSQKSSSLGSGVIISSDGYIVTNYHVIEDSDEIIVSMLDNSKEYKAKIIGSDPKTDLAIIKIDAKNLEPAYFADSSKLLEGDVVFAIGNPFGVGGSITSGIISGLNKDNIGLNQYEDFIQTDASINPGNSGGALIDSRGALVGINSAILSRSGGNNGIGFAIPSNMVKTIAQKLISDGKITRGYIGVMIANLTKDQKEIYKNKEGALITNVEKDYPASKAGLQRGDLIIKVDNTIIKSANDLKNIIGAYSPNTKINLEYERAGKIYSTKLQLADTDVTGNTAENLSIDGLSVQNLSEEIKYKYKIPQEIKGILITDVKDGSNAAHTGFESGDIIIQVNEKIINNINEFSQEIKASKASKRKPIIWINRAGILMGLVLK; encoded by the coding sequence ATGAAAAAAATAACATTAATATCACTTATAGCAGCCTCAACAATTTTTGGTGCTAATGTAGAATTTAGTGATGCAAACCCAAATTTTAACCGCATAAATCCAACTATAGATCAAAACTCAATCCTATCATATAATAGTTCAATTCAAAAAGCAAAACAGACAGTTGTAAATATATCAACAACCAAAACTATAAAGGTAAAAAATAATCTAAATAGCCTAATGAATGATCCATTTTTTAAAGAATTTTTTGGTTTTGGTTTTAATATTCCAGAACAAAGAAGCCAAAAAAGCTCATCTCTTGGTTCAGGTGTAATCATCTCTAGTGATGGCTATATAGTTACAAATTATCATGTAATAGAAGATAGCGATGAGATTATAGTATCAATGTTAGATAATTCAAAAGAGTATAAAGCTAAAATAATTGGCTCAGACCCAAAAACAGATTTAGCAATTATAAAAATAGATGCTAAAAACCTAGAACCAGCATATTTTGCTGATAGCTCTAAGCTTCTTGAAGGCGATGTAGTATTTGCTATTGGTAATCCTTTTGGCGTAGGTGGAAGTATCACAAGCGGAATAATAAGTGGATTAAATAAAGATAATATTGGATTAAATCAATATGAAGATTTTATCCAAACAGATGCTAGTATAAATCCTGGAAATAGTGGCGGTGCTTTAATAGATAGTCGTGGTGCCTTAGTTGGTATAAACTCAGCTATTCTTAGCCGAAGTGGAGGCAATAATGGAATAGGATTTGCCATTCCATCAAATATGGTAAAAACAATAGCTCAAAAGCTAATTAGCGATGGAAAGATAACTCGTGGCTACATTGGTGTTATGATTGCAAATTTAACAAAAGACCAAAAAGAGATATATAAAAACAAAGAAGGCGCATTAATTACTAATGTAGAAAAAGACTATCCAGCTAGTAAAGCCGGCCTTCAAAGAGGCGACCTTATCATCAAAGTAGATAATACAATCATAAAAAGTGCAAATGATTTAAAAAATATAATTGGTGCATACTCGCCAAATACAAAAATTAATTTAGAATATGAAAGAGCAGGAAAAATCTACTCTACTAAACTCCAGCTAGCTGATACAGATGTTACTGGTAATACAGCTGAAAATTTAAGCATTGATGGCTTAAGCGTGCAAAATTTAAGTGAAGAAATAAAATATAAATACAAAATACCTCAAGAGATAAAAGGTATATTAATCACAGATGTCAAAGATGGTTCAAATGCTGCACATACAGGCTTTGAAAGTGGAGATATAATTATTCAAGTAAATGAGAAAATTATAAATAATATTAATGAATTTAGCCAAGAGATAAAAGCGTCAAAAGCATCAAAAAGAAAACCAATAATCTGGATAAATAGAGCTGGAATTTTAATGGGGCTTGTATTGAAATAA
- a CDS encoding ComEC/Rec2 family competence protein — protein sequence MNLFSNFRQFGVFIAICIAIFTLNLYLEFRSYEAFKAKPYSFIKADLLFSDKRQGKNSEYYVLQFKSDNFIFYTRSKSLPKCSSCEVGVITKNLKFKDYIAGRFFLPSFKISKLDINDSLANILKNAIISQHQNPKMQELYSALYLATPMSKELRQNVTHWGIAHIIAISGFHLSVIFIFVFFVARFTIAPLQDRYFPYLNLRFYISLILFILMGFYLYILDFTPSFLRSYIMGVVGFLLLSRGLKVFSFGNLILAILIGLAFSPQLLFSIGFYFSCLGVYFIFLYIYHFGNRSDLSSLKRILMHTLILEIFVFLAMNVPVYYFFPIASWYQISVIPLSYIFIIFYPVSLFLHLFGIGGLFDDFMIRFIEFAPAQGKANLELWQFIGYNIIALLAIYKKWIMLLLALLGLFVYIFALI from the coding sequence ATGAATTTATTTTCTAACTTTAGACAATTTGGAGTATTTATTGCTATTTGTATTGCGATTTTTACTCTAAATTTGTATTTAGAGTTTAGAAGTTATGAAGCTTTTAAAGCTAAGCCATATAGTTTTATTAAGGCTGATCTTTTATTTAGCGATAAAAGACAAGGAAAAAACTCCGAGTATTATGTTTTGCAGTTTAAAAGTGATAACTTTATATTTTATACTCGCTCTAAGAGCTTGCCAAAGTGCAGTAGTTGCGAAGTAGGGGTAATAACTAAAAATCTTAAATTTAAAGATTATATTGCTGGTAGATTTTTCTTGCCTAGTTTTAAGATTAGTAAGCTTGATATAAATGATAGCCTTGCTAATATTCTTAAAAATGCAATCATATCTCAACATCAAAATCCTAAGATGCAAGAATTATATAGTGCCTTATATTTAGCAACTCCAATGAGTAAAGAGTTGCGTCAAAATGTTACTCACTGGGGAATTGCGCATATTATTGCAATTAGCGGATTTCATCTTAGTGTAATATTTATTTTTGTATTTTTTGTAGCTAGATTTACTATTGCGCCGTTGCAAGATCGATATTTTCCATACTTAAATTTAAGATTTTATATTAGTTTGATTTTGTTTATTTTAATGGGATTTTATCTATATATTTTAGATTTTACTCCTAGTTTCTTGCGTTCATATATTATGGGTGTGGTTGGGTTTTTATTGCTTAGTCGTGGGCTTAAGGTTTTTAGCTTTGGAAATTTGATTTTAGCAATATTGATTGGATTAGCTTTTAGTCCGCAATTACTCTTTTCTATTGGGTTTTATTTTTCATGTCTTGGGGTCTATTTTATATTTTTATATATCTATCATTTTGGCAATAGAAGCGACCTTAGTAGTTTAAAGAGAATTTTGATGCATACTTTAATTCTTGAGATTTTTGTATTTTTAGCGATGAATGTTCCTGTTTATTACTTTTTTCCTATAGCTAGCTGGTATCAAATTAGTGTAATTCCACTATCTTATATTTTTATAATATTTTATCCAGTTAGTCTATTTTTGCATCTTTTTGGAATAGGCGGGCTTTTTGATGATTTTATGATTAGATTTATTGAATTTGCACCAGCTCAAGGCAAGGCTAATCTGGAGCTATGGCAGTTTATAGGGTATAATATTATTGCATTATTAGCAATATATAAAAAGTGGATAATGCTTTTATTGGCGTTACTTGGATTATTTGTCTATATTTTTGCCTTGATTTAA
- a CDS encoding DnaJ C-terminal domain-containing protein translates to MSNSLYETLGISKDASSDEIKKAYRKLARQYHPDINKDPGTEEKFKEINAAYEILSDETKRRQYDQYGDSMFGGQSFHDFSRENFGGNADFNDILNQLFGNFGGAGRSKRGFSSAGFGGFDGFDQGFGQNLDIQVRINISFELAVNGGDYEFSINGEKIKIKIPAGLNSGEKLRARNKGKSAGNHRGDLIITVNIEEDKEYKRDGDDLYKNLDLTLKTALFGDKIDVKTFKKDVSIKIPPNTKNGQKIRLKGYGVKNRKSNIYGDMYLVTNIILPDIEQIDPQLRDMLQSKL, encoded by the coding sequence ATGAGTAATAGTTTATATGAAACTTTGGGAATCTCTAAAGATGCTAGTAGCGATGAGATTAAAAAAGCCTATAGAAAGCTAGCTAGGCAGTATCATCCCGATATCAATAAAGACCCAGGGACTGAAGAGAAATTTAAAGAGATTAATGCTGCTTATGAAATTTTAAGCGATGAAACGAAGCGTAGGCAGTATGATCAATATGGCGATAGTATGTTTGGCGGACAGAGTTTCCATGATTTTAGTAGAGAAAATTTTGGCGGTAATGCTGATTTTAATGATATATTAAATCAACTTTTTGGCAATTTTGGCGGTGCAGGACGATCTAAGAGAGGATTTAGTTCAGCAGGTTTTGGTGGATTTGATGGTTTTGATCAAGGATTTGGGCAAAATTTAGATATTCAAGTTAGGATAAATATTTCATTTGAACTAGCTGTAAATGGCGGTGATTATGAGTTTAGTATAAATGGCGAAAAGATTAAAATCAAAATTCCAGCCGGATTAAATAGCGGTGAAAAGCTACGGGCTAGAAATAAAGGTAAAAGCGCTGGAAACCATAGAGGAGATCTAATTATTACTGTAAATATAGAAGAGGATAAGGAGTATAAAAGAGATGGCGATGATTTGTATAAAAATTTAGATTTAACTCTTAAAACTGCTCTTTTTGGTGATAAAATTGATGTAAAGACATTTAAAAAAGATGTATCAATCAAAATACCGCCTAATACTAAAAATGGTCAAAAAATTAGATTAAAAGGTTATGGTGTAAAAAATAGAAAAAGCAACATCTATGGCGATATGTATTTAGTTACTAATATAATTTTACCAGATATTGAGCAGATTGATCCGCAATTAAGAGATATGTTGCAAAGCAAACTATAA
- a CDS encoding response regulator transcription factor, whose amino-acid sequence MIKILMIEDDFELAEILSEYLEQFEIEVKICDDPYLGLSTLNTNKFDLVILDLTLPGIDGLEVCKEIRTKHTIPIIISSARHDISDKINAFEFGADDYLPKPYNPQELLARIKSHLRRQSITMQEISPAPKDLVCDDFRHIITLKGEPLQLTVAEYDILRYLIKKEGGAISREELIYNCNSINEDSTNKSIDVIIGRIRTKIGENPKEPKYIHAIRGVGYKLEQ is encoded by the coding sequence ATGATAAAGATTCTAATGATTGAAGATGATTTTGAACTTGCAGAGATATTAAGCGAATATTTAGAGCAATTTGAAATAGAGGTTAAGATATGTGATGATCCATATCTTGGCCTTTCTACTCTTAATACAAATAAATTTGATCTAGTTATTTTAGATCTTACCTTGCCAGGTATTGATGGGCTTGAGGTTTGCAAAGAGATACGCACCAAACATACAATTCCCATCATTATCTCTAGTGCTAGACATGATATAAGCGATAAGATAAATGCATTTGAATTTGGTGCAGATGATTACTTGCCAAAACCATATAATCCCCAAGAGCTTCTAGCTAGAATCAAAAGCCATTTACGACGCCAAAGTATCACAATGCAAGAGATATCTCCAGCTCCAAAAGATCTAGTATGTGATGATTTTCGTCATATTATTACTCTAAAAGGCGAGCCGCTTCAGCTTACAGTTGCTGAGTATGATATCTTAAGATATTTAATTAAAAAAGAAGGTGGCGCTATAAGTCGTGAAGAGTTAATTTATAATTGCAACTCCATAAATGAAGATAGCACAAATAAAAGTATAGATGTTATCATAGGTCGTATTCGCACCAAAATAGGTGAAAATCCAAAAGAGCCAAAATATATCCACGCTATTAGGGGCGTAGGCTACAAGCTAGAACAATAA